A genomic segment from Thermotoga neapolitana DSM 4359 encodes:
- the corA gene encoding magnesium/cobalt transporter CorA produces MEDRVLSIKKGLPPGTLVYTGKYREDFEIEVMSYSPEEFREFRTTNVEDVLSLRDSSMTTWINIVGVHRTDVVERIGEHFGIHLLVLEDILNINQRPKIEFFDEYVFLVLKMITYDENSSELTSEQISLILRGNCVLTFQEKRGDVFDPVRERIRHNRGVIRKRGADYLLYALVDALVDNYFVLLEKIDDETEILEEEVLEMSAEDTVQKIYVLKRNLIELRKTIWPLREVLNEISRGESSLIKEETLPYFKDVYDHTIRIADTVETFRDIASGLLDVYLSNMSNRTNEVMKVLTIIATIFMPLTFIAGIYGMNFEYMPELSWKWGYPVVLIVMGVIAFLMVVYFRKKKWL; encoded by the coding sequence ATGGAAGATCGTGTTCTGTCCATCAAAAAGGGTCTTCCTCCGGGAACGCTCGTTTATACAGGAAAGTACAGAGAGGACTTTGAGATTGAAGTGATGAGTTACTCACCTGAGGAATTCAGAGAGTTCAGGACAACAAATGTTGAGGATGTTCTTTCCCTCAGAGATTCTTCAATGACCACGTGGATAAACATCGTTGGTGTCCACAGAACAGACGTTGTAGAAAGAATAGGAGAACATTTCGGGATACACCTCCTTGTTCTGGAGGACATCCTAAATATCAATCAGAGACCGAAGATCGAATTCTTCGATGAGTACGTATTTCTCGTACTGAAAATGATCACCTACGATGAGAATTCCTCTGAACTTACCTCAGAGCAAATCAGTTTGATTCTCAGAGGAAACTGTGTTCTCACGTTTCAAGAAAAGAGGGGAGATGTCTTTGATCCTGTGAGAGAAAGGATAAGACACAACAGAGGGGTCATAAGAAAGAGGGGAGCAGACTATCTTCTTTATGCGCTGGTGGACGCTCTGGTGGACAACTATTTCGTCCTGCTGGAGAAGATCGACGACGAGACCGAGATACTGGAAGAAGAAGTTCTGGAAATGTCCGCAGAAGACACAGTCCAGAAGATATACGTGTTGAAGAGAAACCTCATAGAACTGCGAAAGACGATCTGGCCTCTGAGGGAGGTTCTGAACGAAATCTCTAGAGGTGAATCTTCACTCATCAAAGAAGAAACTCTTCCTTACTTCAAAGACGTTTACGATCACACCATCCGGATTGCAGACACCGTGGAAACATTCAGGGACATCGCGAGTGGCCTTCTGGACGTGTACCTTTCGAACATGAGTAACAGAACGAACGAGGTGATGAAGGTTCTCACCATAATAGCAACGATCTTCATGCCCCTCACCTTCATAGCGGGTATCTACGGTATGAACTTCGAGTACATGCCAGAACTCAGTTGGAAATGGGGTTATCCAGTGGTTCTCATTGTGATGGGTGTGATAGCGTTTCTGATGGTGGTCTATTTCAGGAAAAAGAAGTGGTTATGA
- a CDS encoding D-alanine--D-alanine ligase family protein, translated as MTQRSVVYSPEELINAVSEIRDRFGYDKPILVEEFLTGKDLSVGIIGNPPESYVVLPIIEEDYSALPPELPRICGYEAKWLPDSPYWNIKSVPAQLPEETEKFIIECCLKLFERLECRDYCRFDWRLDAEGNPKLLEVNPNPGWCWDGHLAKMAKIAGMSYAEMLEAILKAAEERLNIR; from the coding sequence ATCACTCAAAGAAGTGTTGTTTACTCTCCTGAAGAGCTGATAAACGCCGTTTCAGAGATAAGAGACAGGTTTGGTTATGACAAACCAATCCTGGTAGAGGAATTTCTGACGGGGAAGGATCTGAGTGTGGGTATCATAGGAAACCCACCAGAATCTTACGTCGTACTTCCCATAATAGAAGAGGACTATTCTGCACTTCCTCCAGAACTCCCAAGAATATGTGGGTATGAAGCGAAATGGTTGCCCGATTCTCCATACTGGAACATAAAGTCTGTCCCCGCACAACTTCCAGAGGAAACGGAAAAGTTCATAATCGAATGTTGTTTGAAACTGTTCGAAAGGCTGGAGTGCAGAGATTACTGCAGATTCGACTGGCGGCTCGACGCTGAAGGAAATCCGAAACTTCTCGAGGTGAATCCAAATCCCGGATGGTGCTGGGATGGTCATCTTGCAAAGATGGCAAAGATAGCAGGAATGTCCTACGCAGAAATGCTGGAGGCAATACTCAAAGCGGCAGAGGAGAGGTTGAACATCAGGTGA
- the leuB gene encoding 3-isopropylmalate dehydrogenase → MKIAILPGDGIGPEVVREALKVLEVVERKTGKTFEKVFGHIGGDAIDRFDEPLPEETRKICMEADAIFLGSVGGPKWDDLPPEKRPEIGGLLALRKMLNLYANIRPIKVYRSLVSISPLKERVIEAGVDLVTVRELSYGVYYGQPRGIDEEKGFDTMIYDRKTVERIARTAFEIARNRRKKVTSVDKANVLYSSMLWRKVVSEVAKDYPDVELNHMYVDNAAMQLILKPSQFDVILTTNMFGDILSDESAALPGSLGLLPSASFGDKNLYEPAGGSAPDIAGKNIANPIAQILSLAMMLEYSFGMVEEARKIEKAVEMVIEEGYRTKDIAEDPEKAVSTSQMGDLICKKLEEIW, encoded by the coding sequence ATGAAGATAGCGATCCTACCGGGAGACGGTATAGGTCCTGAAGTTGTGAGAGAAGCCCTGAAGGTCCTCGAGGTTGTTGAAAGAAAAACGGGCAAAACCTTCGAGAAGGTCTTTGGTCACATCGGAGGAGATGCCATAGACAGATTCGACGAACCTCTCCCAGAGGAGACCAGAAAGATCTGCATGGAGGCAGATGCCATCTTCCTCGGGAGTGTGGGAGGCCCAAAGTGGGACGATCTTCCACCTGAGAAAAGACCGGAGATCGGTGGCCTTCTTGCCCTCAGAAAGATGCTCAATCTCTACGCGAACATCAGACCGATAAAGGTTTACAGATCACTTGTATCCATCTCTCCTCTGAAGGAAAGGGTGATCGAGGCCGGCGTAGATCTTGTCACTGTAAGAGAGCTCTCCTACGGAGTGTACTACGGCCAGCCAAGGGGTATCGACGAGGAAAAAGGTTTCGACACCATGATCTACGACAGAAAAACCGTGGAACGGATAGCAAGAACCGCCTTTGAAATTGCAAGAAACAGAAGGAAAAAGGTCACCTCCGTGGATAAGGCGAACGTTCTCTACAGTTCGATGCTCTGGAGAAAGGTCGTGAGCGAAGTTGCAAAGGATTATCCAGACGTGGAACTCAACCACATGTACGTGGACAACGCGGCCATGCAACTCATATTGAAACCCTCACAGTTCGACGTGATACTCACAACGAACATGTTCGGAGACATACTCTCAGACGAGAGTGCCGCACTTCCAGGATCTCTTGGTCTTCTTCCTTCCGCTTCCTTCGGCGACAAGAATCTCTACGAACCGGCGGGGGGATCGGCACCCGACATAGCTGGGAAAAACATCGCCAATCCCATCGCTCAGATCCTTTCCCTCGCCATGATGCTCGAGTACTCTTTTGGCATGGTGGAAGAGGCAAGAAAGATAGAGAAGGCGGTCGAGATGGTCATAGAAGAAGGGTACAGGACAAAGGACATCGCGGAAGATCCGGAAAAGGCCGTCTCCACCTCTCAAATGGGAGATCTCATATGCAAAAAACTTGAAGAAATATGGTGA
- the leuC gene encoding 3-isopropylmalate dehydratase large subunit produces MTLAEKILSKKAGRKVETGEFLLLEPDIALANDITGPLAIKKFKEYGGKRVKYPDRVVLVPDHFTPNKDIKSAMQVKMMREFAREQGIEKFFEIGRMGIEHVLLPEEGIVKSGDLVVGADSHTCTYGALGAFATGVGSTDIAGFYLIGKVWLRVPESIKVTLYGKFNEMVTAKDLVLKLISILGVDGANYKAIEFSGPGVKEISMDGRFTISNMAIEAGGKTGLFPVDETTIAYEKERGIEVEEMYPDEDAEYVKEVEMNLSELEPQVAYPFLPSNTKDISESEKERIKIDQVVIGSCTNGRIEDLRLAAQILKGRTVSPNVRCIIIPGSQKVYKQALKEGLIDIFLDAGCAVSTPTCGPCLGGHMGVLAEGEIAVSTTNRNFVGRMGHPNSKVFLASPAVAAASAVKGYIADPRKL; encoded by the coding sequence ATGACACTTGCAGAAAAAATCCTCTCGAAGAAGGCCGGAAGAAAGGTCGAAACGGGCGAGTTTCTCCTTCTAGAGCCAGATATTGCCCTCGCCAACGACATAACGGGTCCTCTTGCCATAAAGAAGTTCAAAGAGTACGGTGGAAAGAGGGTTAAATATCCAGACAGGGTGGTTCTCGTACCAGATCACTTCACACCGAACAAAGACATAAAGTCCGCCATGCAGGTGAAGATGATGAGAGAGTTCGCCAGAGAGCAGGGAATAGAAAAGTTCTTCGAAATAGGAAGAATGGGAATCGAGCACGTTCTACTCCCCGAGGAAGGGATAGTGAAGTCTGGCGACCTCGTTGTGGGGGCAGATTCTCACACGTGTACCTACGGGGCACTGGGGGCCTTTGCCACGGGCGTTGGTTCCACGGACATAGCGGGCTTCTACCTCATCGGAAAGGTGTGGCTCAGGGTTCCAGAGAGCATAAAGGTGACGCTCTATGGAAAGTTCAACGAAATGGTGACCGCCAAGGACCTTGTTTTGAAACTCATATCCATCCTCGGGGTGGACGGTGCAAACTACAAGGCCATAGAGTTTTCTGGTCCAGGTGTGAAGGAGATCTCCATGGATGGCAGATTCACCATATCGAACATGGCGATCGAGGCAGGAGGGAAAACGGGTCTCTTCCCCGTGGACGAGACAACAATAGCCTACGAAAAAGAAAGAGGAATAGAGGTGGAAGAGATGTACCCGGATGAGGACGCAGAGTATGTGAAAGAAGTGGAGATGAACCTCTCTGAGCTCGAACCCCAGGTTGCCTATCCCTTCCTGCCGTCCAACACGAAGGACATCTCCGAGTCAGAAAAAGAGAGAATCAAAATAGATCAGGTGGTGATAGGAAGCTGCACCAACGGAAGAATAGAAGACCTCAGACTCGCAGCCCAGATCCTGAAGGGAAGAACAGTTTCTCCGAACGTGCGGTGCATCATCATACCCGGCTCTCAGAAGGTTTACAAACAGGCCCTGAAGGAGGGTCTCATCGATATCTTCCTCGATGCCGGATGCGCCGTTTCCACTCCAACGTGTGGTCCCTGTCTTGGAGGACACATGGGGGTCCTCGCAGAGGGAGAAATAGCCGTCTCCACAACCAACAGAAACTTCGTGGGAAGAATGGGACATCCAAACAGCAAGGTGTTTCTTGCATCCCCCGCCGTTGCCGCAGCCAGTGCGGTGAAAGGATACATAGCAGATCCCAGGAAACTGTGA
- the carB gene encoding carbamoyl-phosphate synthase large subunit has translation MPRREDIKRILVIGSGPITIGQAAEFDYSGTQALKALKSAGYEVIIVNSNSATIMTDPEFSDAVYIEPLTVEFLEEIIKKERPDALLPTLGGQTALNLAVELAESGILDRYGVQLIGAKLESIKKAEDRELFKKTMEEAGLEVLRSRLVNNLTDALETAREFGYPVIIRPSFTLGGTGGGVAFNEEELREIVTKGLIESPVHTVLIEESVIGWKEYELEVVRDGAGNFIVVCSIENLDPMGIHTGDSITVAPSQTLTDVEYQRMRDAAYKVIDAIGIETGGSNIQFAVDPKTGRMVVIEMNPRVSRSSALASKATGYPIAKIAALLAVGFTLDEIPNYITGKTLAAFEPSIDYVVVKIPRFQLEKFPGADPRLNTQMKSVGEVMAIGRTFKEALGKALRSLELDAAPKLDLDHIREHLANPTPERISYIFAAFRNGMDVEEVHELTKIDRWFLREMKACIDLEEELKEKKFDVEVLRKAKQWGYSDREIAEIWQVSEKDVRKMREKNRIFPVYKMVDTCAAEFEAQTPYYYSTYNGVENEAIPTDKEKIMILGSGPNRIGQGIEFDYTNVHGVWAFQEEGYEAIMVNSNPETVSTDYDTSDRLYFEPLTVEDVLEIVRNEKPKGVVVAFGGQTPLRIARHLVEEGVNIIGTSFESIEIAEDREKFAKLLKRIGLRCPPFGTASSVEEALKVAEDLGYPVLVRPSYVLGGRAMAIVDTPEELERYVREAAIVSPGYPILIDKFLEDAIELDVDVVSDGKYVWIAGLMEQIEEAGVHSGDSACVLPPVSLSEKLVEEIEKTVHRLVKALKIVGIANIQMAVKDEEIYIIEANPRASRTVPFVSKAIGIPVAKIAAKIMVGRSLPELLSEYFPYPTRPGTKVDKLGDSEILPTPWPRMFSVKEVVIPFHKFPGTDVLLGPEMRSTGEVMGIGEDFAEAFAKAEIAAGNPLPTEGAILATIADKDKRDAIPLLAHLADMGFEIYATKGTAKALQSHGVDVKVVPKVGEGRPDVIDLLEQGKISLVVITQSSDEPSLVAVSHGKDPFKVEGRRTVGYMIRTTALKRKIPYLTTVEALRAAVAAIRKMKRGSIVKVRKLTDTWKM, from the coding sequence ATGCCCAGAAGAGAGGATATAAAGAGGATCCTCGTCATAGGATCCGGTCCGATCACGATCGGTCAGGCCGCCGAGTTCGACTACTCGGGCACTCAGGCACTCAAAGCCCTCAAAAGTGCGGGATACGAAGTGATCATAGTCAACTCAAACTCCGCAACCATAATGACGGATCCGGAGTTCTCGGACGCCGTTTACATAGAGCCCCTGACGGTCGAGTTTCTGGAAGAGATCATAAAGAAGGAAAGGCCGGACGCTCTGCTTCCCACCCTCGGAGGACAGACCGCTCTGAACCTCGCCGTAGAACTCGCCGAAAGTGGTATTCTTGACAGGTACGGAGTTCAGTTGATCGGCGCCAAACTTGAGTCGATCAAGAAGGCTGAAGACAGAGAACTCTTCAAAAAGACCATGGAGGAAGCTGGCCTTGAAGTTCTGAGAAGCAGACTGGTGAACAACCTCACGGATGCACTGGAGACGGCAAGAGAATTCGGCTATCCCGTCATCATAAGACCCAGTTTCACACTGGGAGGAACGGGCGGAGGAGTTGCGTTCAACGAAGAGGAGTTGAGGGAGATCGTTACAAAAGGACTCATAGAAAGTCCCGTACACACCGTTCTCATAGAAGAGTCCGTCATCGGTTGGAAAGAGTACGAACTCGAAGTGGTGAGGGATGGAGCAGGAAACTTCATCGTCGTCTGTTCTATAGAGAACCTCGATCCGATGGGGATACACACGGGAGATTCCATCACGGTGGCTCCCTCCCAGACGCTCACCGACGTTGAGTACCAGAGGATGAGGGATGCAGCGTACAAAGTCATCGATGCGATAGGAATAGAAACGGGTGGTTCGAACATCCAGTTCGCCGTGGATCCGAAGACCGGTAGGATGGTCGTCATTGAGATGAACCCGAGAGTTTCAAGATCGTCCGCTCTGGCGTCGAAGGCAACGGGATACCCCATTGCGAAGATAGCCGCACTTCTTGCCGTTGGATTCACCCTCGATGAGATCCCAAACTACATCACGGGAAAGACGCTGGCGGCCTTTGAACCTTCCATAGACTACGTCGTGGTGAAGATACCGAGGTTCCAGCTCGAAAAATTCCCCGGAGCCGATCCAAGGCTCAACACCCAGATGAAATCCGTTGGAGAAGTGATGGCAATAGGAAGAACCTTCAAAGAGGCACTGGGAAAGGCCCTTAGGTCTCTCGAACTCGATGCTGCCCCGAAACTCGATCTTGACCACATAAGGGAACACCTTGCAAATCCAACTCCTGAGAGGATCTCCTATATCTTTGCTGCGTTCAGAAACGGAATGGATGTGGAAGAAGTACACGAACTCACGAAGATAGACAGATGGTTTCTCAGGGAAATGAAGGCCTGCATAGACCTCGAGGAAGAACTGAAAGAAAAGAAATTCGACGTCGAGGTTCTCAGGAAGGCGAAACAGTGGGGATACTCCGACAGGGAAATTGCCGAGATCTGGCAGGTTTCCGAAAAAGATGTGAGGAAGATGAGAGAGAAAAACAGGATCTTTCCGGTCTACAAGATGGTGGACACCTGTGCGGCAGAGTTCGAAGCCCAGACCCCGTATTACTACTCAACGTACAACGGAGTGGAAAATGAAGCAATACCTACAGACAAAGAGAAGATCATGATCCTCGGCTCCGGCCCAAACAGAATAGGTCAGGGTATAGAGTTCGACTACACGAACGTTCACGGTGTGTGGGCTTTTCAGGAAGAAGGGTACGAGGCGATCATGGTGAACTCCAACCCGGAGACCGTCTCGACAGACTACGACACCTCCGACAGACTTTACTTCGAACCCCTCACGGTTGAAGATGTCCTCGAGATCGTGAGGAACGAAAAGCCAAAAGGTGTTGTGGTGGCGTTCGGTGGTCAGACTCCTTTGAGGATCGCAAGGCACCTTGTGGAAGAGGGTGTGAACATCATAGGAACGAGTTTTGAGTCGATAGAGATCGCTGAAGACAGGGAAAAGTTCGCAAAACTTCTCAAAAGGATCGGGCTCAGATGCCCCCCGTTCGGGACGGCATCTTCCGTGGAGGAAGCACTGAAGGTGGCAGAGGATCTTGGATACCCGGTTCTTGTAAGACCAAGTTACGTCCTTGGAGGAAGGGCCATGGCGATCGTCGACACACCGGAAGAACTGGAAAGATACGTCAGGGAAGCGGCGATCGTCTCACCGGGGTACCCCATACTGATAGACAAGTTCCTGGAAGATGCGATAGAACTCGATGTGGATGTTGTATCGGATGGAAAGTACGTGTGGATAGCGGGTTTGATGGAACAGATCGAAGAAGCGGGCGTTCACTCCGGAGATTCGGCGTGTGTTCTTCCGCCGGTGAGCCTCTCGGAAAAACTCGTTGAAGAGATAGAGAAAACCGTTCACAGACTGGTGAAGGCACTGAAAATAGTGGGAATCGCGAACATTCAGATGGCGGTAAAAGACGAAGAGATCTACATAATAGAGGCAAATCCACGGGCGTCAAGAACCGTTCCATTTGTGAGCAAGGCAATTGGAATTCCTGTGGCAAAGATTGCCGCCAAGATCATGGTGGGAAGGTCCCTTCCAGAACTTCTTTCCGAGTACTTCCCCTATCCAACAAGACCGGGAACAAAGGTGGACAAATTGGGAGACAGCGAGATCCTTCCCACACCGTGGCCGAGGATGTTCTCCGTGAAGGAAGTGGTGATACCATTCCACAAGTTCCCCGGCACAGACGTTCTTCTGGGTCCTGAGATGCGCTCCACAGGAGAGGTCATGGGAATAGGAGAGGATTTTGCAGAGGCTTTTGCGAAAGCCGAGATCGCTGCGGGAAATCCGCTCCCGACAGAGGGTGCCATCCTTGCAACGATCGCAGACAAAGACAAGAGAGACGCCATCCCACTTCTTGCACACCTTGCGGACATGGGATTCGAGATCTACGCGACCAAGGGAACGGCAAAGGCACTCCAGTCCCATGGAGTGGACGTCAAAGTTGTTCCCAAAGTGGGTGAAGGAAGGCCGGATGTGATCGACCTTCTGGAGCAGGGAAAGATCTCTCTTGTGGTGATCACCCAATCCAGCGATGAACCCTCACTCGTTGCGGTCTCGCACGGAAAGGACCCCTTCAAGGTAGAGGGAAGAAGAACGGTGGGATACATGATTAGAACCACAGCACTGAAGAGAAAGATACCTTACCTGACAACGGTGGAGGCACTCAGAGCAGCGGTGGCGGCGATCAGAAAGATGAAGAGGGGTTCGATCGTGAAGGTGAGAAAACTCACCGACACATGGAAAATGTGA
- the dps gene encoding DNA protection during starvation protein: MARVAREMVEKAGVDVDRLLELLIKNAAAELTTYYYYTILRANLIGLEGETLKEITEVARIEDRNHFEALVPRIYELGGKLPDCMKEFHDLSACPPARLPDTPTVQEILKVLVAAERCAVRGYTEICNMTAGKDHRTYELSLAILNEEIEHESWFSEFLGEGPSGHFMRRGETSPFVSKFLK; the protein is encoded by the coding sequence ATGGCGAGAGTAGCAAGAGAAATGGTTGAAAAGGCAGGGGTGGATGTTGATCGTTTACTGGAACTCCTGATAAAAAACGCAGCGGCAGAACTCACAACTTATTACTACTACACCATCTTAAGAGCAAATCTCATCGGACTTGAAGGAGAGACTCTCAAAGAAATCACAGAAGTGGCCAGAATTGAAGACAGAAATCACTTTGAAGCGCTCGTTCCCAGAATCTACGAACTCGGAGGAAAGCTTCCAGATTGCATGAAAGAGTTCCACGACCTTTCTGCGTGTCCTCCTGCAAGACTTCCTGACACTCCAACCGTTCAGGAGATATTGAAGGTGCTCGTTGCCGCTGAAAGGTGTGCAGTGAGAGGCTACACGGAAATTTGCAACATGACGGCAGGAAAGGACCACAGAACATACGAACTTTCTCTTGCAATTTTAAACGAAGAGATCGAGCACGAGTCCTGGTTTTCCGAATTTTTAGGAGAAGGTCCTTCCGGGCATTTCATGAGACGCGGGGAAACCTCACCGTTCGTCTCGAAGTTCCTCAAGTGA
- the carA gene encoding glutamine-hydrolyzing carbamoyl-phosphate synthase small subunit — protein sequence MKTLLALEDGSFFFGQSLGAEGETFGELVFNTGMTGYQEVLTDPSYTGQIVVMTYPEIGIYGVNEEDVESDGIKVAGFVVYRSVSVPSNWRATISFPDYLKKHNIVAIEGVDTRALTRKIRVKGAMKGAISTVDLNPESLVRRVKESPGIVGRDLVGLVSPKEIIVENEDGEFSVVVLDSGVKWGILRDLKRVGARVVRVPYGVDIDDIKKLNPDGVLISNGPGDPAALLKTVRLIRDLLKEEIPLAGICLGHQLLGLAIGARTYKMKFGHRGINHPVKDLRNGRVLITTHNHGFAVDPKSFGLPELGSEDQDANVLTSNLQKISVLEGTSPQGIKVEITHISLNDGTIEGMRLVDYPAFSVQYHPEASPGPHDAKYFFEEFKRLIKEVR from the coding sequence ATGAAAACGCTTCTTGCTCTGGAAGACGGATCGTTTTTTTTTGGGCAGAGTCTGGGTGCAGAGGGTGAAACCTTCGGCGAACTGGTCTTCAACACAGGAATGACCGGCTATCAGGAAGTTCTCACAGATCCCTCCTACACGGGTCAGATCGTTGTGATGACCTATCCTGAGATAGGAATCTACGGAGTAAACGAAGAGGATGTGGAGTCGGATGGGATAAAGGTTGCGGGATTCGTTGTCTACAGAAGTGTGTCCGTTCCTTCCAACTGGAGAGCCACCATCTCCTTTCCGGATTATCTGAAAAAACACAACATAGTTGCCATCGAAGGTGTGGACACGAGGGCCCTCACGAGGAAGATCCGTGTGAAAGGTGCCATGAAAGGTGCCATATCCACGGTGGATCTGAACCCAGAATCCCTGGTCAGACGCGTGAAGGAAAGTCCCGGCATAGTGGGAAGAGACCTGGTTGGTCTTGTTTCTCCGAAAGAGATCATCGTGGAAAACGAAGATGGGGAATTTTCAGTCGTTGTCCTGGACTCCGGGGTGAAATGGGGTATCCTCAGAGACCTGAAGAGAGTGGGAGCACGGGTGGTGAGGGTACCCTACGGTGTGGACATAGATGACATCAAAAAGCTCAATCCGGATGGTGTTCTCATCTCCAATGGTCCCGGAGACCCGGCCGCCCTGCTGAAAACTGTCCGTCTGATAAGAGACCTTCTGAAGGAGGAAATACCCCTTGCGGGAATCTGTCTTGGACATCAGCTTCTTGGTCTTGCAATAGGAGCCAGAACCTACAAGATGAAGTTTGGACACAGAGGAATAAACCATCCTGTGAAGGATCTGAGAAATGGACGTGTTCTGATCACCACCCACAACCACGGTTTTGCAGTGGATCCAAAGAGTTTTGGCCTACCAGAACTTGGAAGCGAAGATCAGGATGCGAACGTTCTCACCAGCAACCTTCAGAAGATATCCGTTCTTGAGGGAACCAGTCCGCAGGGAATAAAAGTTGAGATCACCCATATTTCTCTCAACGATGGAACGATAGAAGGAATGAGGCTGGTTGATTATCCAGCCTTTTCTGTTCAGTACCACCCTGAAGCCTCTCCCGGTCCTCACGATGCAAAGTACTTCTTTGAAGAATTCAAACGCCTCATAAAGGAGGTAAGGTAA
- the leuD gene encoding 3-isopropylmalate dehydratase small subunit, with translation MKMKIKGKVFVFGDNVNTDEIIPARYLNTSDPQELAKYCMEDARPGFGRRDDIKGGIIVAGENFGCGSSREHAPVAIKAAGISCVIAKSFARIFFRNAINIGLPIVELKEADEFEEGDVAEVDLENGVVKNLSKGKEYKIRPYPEFLMNIMKAGGWLEYCLKEMGE, from the coding sequence ATGAAGATGAAGATAAAGGGGAAGGTATTCGTTTTTGGAGACAACGTGAACACAGACGAGATCATACCCGCAAGGTATCTGAACACCTCGGATCCTCAGGAACTGGCAAAGTACTGCATGGAGGATGCAAGACCTGGTTTTGGAAGGCGGGACGACATAAAGGGAGGCATCATCGTCGCCGGTGAAAACTTCGGATGTGGTTCCTCAAGAGAACACGCCCCCGTTGCCATAAAGGCTGCGGGCATCTCCTGTGTCATCGCCAAGTCCTTTGCGAGAATATTCTTCAGAAACGCTATAAACATAGGTCTTCCCATTGTTGAGCTGAAGGAAGCGGACGAATTCGAAGAAGGTGATGTTGCCGAGGTGGACCTTGAAAACGGTGTCGTGAAGAATCTTTCGAAGGGAAAAGAGTACAAAATAAGGCCCTATCCCGAGTTTCTCATGAATATCATGAAAGCCGGTGGATGGCTCGAATACTGTCTTAAAGAGATGGGGGAGTGA
- a CDS encoding PHP domain protein, whose amino-acid sequence MDTFLYHILAIDVKGYVDPSLPVEEIVKRLKEQNALVIAAHPDRKKQDEEHLSWFLWVNMERFKDMFDAWEVANRDDLFNSIGVKKYRYVANSDFHEVWHVYSWKTLIRSERNVEAIKEAIRKNTDVAIYLMREKT is encoded by the coding sequence ATGGACACCTTTCTCTATCACATTCTTGCCATAGATGTAAAGGGGTACGTGGACCCTTCTCTCCCGGTGGAGGAGATCGTGAAAAGGTTGAAAGAACAGAATGCACTGGTTATAGCAGCACATCCAGATAGAAAAAAACAGGACGAGGAACATCTTTCCTGGTTTCTCTGGGTGAACATGGAGCGTTTCAAAGACATGTTCGATGCCTGGGAAGTGGCGAATCGAGATGATCTTTTCAACTCGATCGGTGTGAAGAAATACCGGTACGTGGCAAACTCCGATTTCCATGAGGTGTGGCATGTGTATTCCTGGAAAACACTGATCAGATCGGAGAGGAACGTAGAGGCGATCAAAGAAGCGATAAGGAAGAACACGGATGTGGCGATCTATCTGATGAGAGAAAAAACTTGA